aataaaattcagttgtttaatatcaaattaaaaatataaaatagaaatactcaatttaatatatggAAGGATGTCAGTCCAAAATTCATCCTACTTACTATAATATGTGTTTCAATATATCCACAAAATTGCCAACACAAAATTTACCTACATGTTTCTCGAATCCTAGAACCTCTTAACGTGTAGACATTTGACTTAAGAGGTTTAATCTGCTGGTgggttttaatttcttttgtaacatatatataaaagaatccaATTAATGATCAAGTAACCTCCTTCTACAAGAGAAGAAAGCATTCTATCACTGTACTTTCAGTTAGCTAAATGGTTTGGGAAAGTTCAATAGAGTTTTCATATAGAGCTAGCTAGCTCGAAAGCTAAGCAAAGCAATTGCGCAAGGCAGGGTTTCGTTTCGCTGGCTACAAGGGAAAGGTTCGCTGCAAGCCTACCTTTTTATTTGCACTCTGTTTTGTTTTATACTGCATACGACCAGAAGCACACACctaattataactaaaagaACTTCTTTAGAATTGTCAATAATCAGAGCTGAATATCATTATGCAACCTTATTGGTCCTCTAAATTACTGTTAAAACCAAAGAAATACTGAAAACGGACAGCACATGTtgtactaaaagaaaaaatcggAACGCGCGCACCAATCGTTAGGAAAAAGGATACTTAGGTTTACGTACCATAGCTGTTGCCTTGATGACTGTATCACGTGAATGGCCAGACATCACAGCATCTTCATCAAGGTCTGAGAGCATTACATCCATGAAGTCATTTTCACCTTTATGGCATTCATCTGATGATCTTTTCTTAATATGTTCCTCTAGCCAAGTCTCTATCACTGCATCAAGTTCCTTAGCAGTCCTCTTCATGGCACTGATATGACCTTGATGATCTATCCATTCTAGCCATGGAATTGCATCCGACATGACAAAAGTCCCACTTAGGTATACAGCTTCTTCTATAGCTTTCTTATACCGCCATGGCTCGCTGTTTTCCTCACCATAAGTGCTGCTCGAAAATTGCTTCCCTACTATCATCCTCAGGCTTATATTGAATGTAAGCCGCTCGAACAATGTGTTTATGATTACTTTCGCATGATTACTGTCCGCACTCTCTACATAAAGATTGTGCAAATCTTTCAAGAATGTGTCCACTTCAGATAGCCTAACATGCTTAAGCTTTTCGAGACGGTTACTTGATAAAAGCTTGAGAGTTGCAAGCTTTCTAACGTCGCGCCAATATTGTCCGTAAGGGGCTAATGCGAAGATAGCATTGTTATAACCAATGTATTTTCCTGCTGCTATGCTAGCTCTAGTAGCAAAAATTCTGTCATTGGTAGTAAAGCATTCCTTTACAACTTCCCAACCGCTGGCCACCATTATTCGATTGATGCCGAGCCTGAGTGAGTACAAAGGGCCAGTTTTATCAGCAATATCACCAAGGATTCTGCAGGCTGGCTCTTGGCGAGCTAGAAGATGAAAGTGACCAATCAAGGGCCACGCTCCAGTAGGCTCAGGAACATTGATGTTCTTGCTTTTGCTCTTTCTGGCTAGACTTCTCcataaaacaaagagaaaCAGCAAGGTACTTAACCCTGTAATTGTTTGAGAAGAGAAATCCATTTTGATGTAGAGACTGCTGGGCTATCTAATGTTCCCTAAGATTGcacttatatataaaatgcgCCAAATGGTTGTGtcaatattcttatttttaaggaagaaaattagtgaattattttttaatctatacatatattaaaaaaaaattataccactaaattttataagctgtttattaaaaaaaattgtcaatATCTCTAAACATCACCTACTcacaataattatattcaacTTGTCAAATGATCTGTATACATTTGTTAATCCAATTATTTcacataaaaatatctttaatacatgttatatatatatatatatatcaaattgtTATTTCGAAGAATCATCTCATAAAAATAAGACTTCAgtgaattttttattctttaaataaaaaaaaaaagttgatttatatatatatatatatatatatatatatatatatatatatatcaaattgtTATTTCGAAGAATCATCTCATAAAAATAAGACTTCAgtgaattttttattctttaaataaaaaaaataaaaagttgattttactattcatatttaaggaattaaaactctaatttatattttaattttaataaatatattataaatttttatgtattttactaattaacatttttatttttattttttatattattaaaagcaTTATCATCATATCATATTAtcatacataaaaataaaagaaaaataaagagtaagatataaataatttattaaatttaaataaaaaaaattattctttatacttaaatatttcttaatctactctttattttacaaatgatggagttaattgtttttatttcttttactaataatttcttttttgatatctgtatttaattttgatacataaatattatattaatatgtaacttttatatttattatataattaatatatttaactaataaattatatatgtaatatataaatatatattaatttctgaaatctaaattctttttaatatatgtttaattttgacacataaaatagacataaatttatttttgacacataaaatttaagtttatgtgtaattttatagtttgtctattgatttattattaataagttatatttctaattatacaTTAACTTTAATcttaacaaataatatattaattatattttaatattatattaactaataaataaataattatcttaaaaaataacatattaattatatttttaaaattattttaactagtaaattaattctataattagataataattttaattctaaaaataattttctgaattatattttagatatttatttaataataaaataatgtttaattatataataaatttttaattttaaaaaataataatatcaattacatTAATAGTGCtaacttatatattaattagtaaatatttttaaaataatcttatattattacattaataaaattaaaaaattaaaaaaatattaaaagttaattaatttattattatacttaaacactataaattaatattaaatattaaaaaatttattaaattattttaaaaataataacaacacCCAAACAACAAACATAAATTGTTTCAATACggaacaaattaataatacagTGTATCTTGATATCATGCAAAGTCCACTCTCAATTCATATGGGTATAATTATCACTATGACGACCGCATAATTCAGAATAGACGCATCCAGTCCACTGCTAACCTACCATTTCTATCTATTGCAAATACAATACCAGTCCACTTCCCTATCAttcttattgatttattaatttaataaaatcttaatctCTTTATTCCACTTGCTTTATTTCtctattagattttaataatatatattcaataaattaaattttaataattaatataaatttatctgattattttctaattaaataataattttttattctaaaaatactatattacttatgtttttattattaatatatattaaattaccaAAATAAATTGCGATAATGCCGATACAAAATGATGAATACAGTGGTAGTAATAGTGATGATGACCTAAGATGATAAATATAGagaaagatttatttattttaattattaaaatataattaaataaatataaaaaaagtatataattcGCATTACTGCCATATGTTTTGAAAAAGGAGTTACATTGCCTAAAAAATTCAGCTTATTTTTGGGCTTATAAGATACTAAAAAGAATGGTTCAAAGAATCATCCCTCGTGTTTCCGTGTAATAGAATGAAAAATTTGAACCGCAAACCTCACAAACAGTAACTGTCCCAATTCTgacatttttgttttttgctcTGTActgcaaaaataaataaataagaattctGACCAGAGGCTTCTTTTGAAAACGAAAATTGGACAGAGTTTTCCATTAATGAGGTCCAGGCATGGGCAGATGTCAAATTTGTAGAGGtttgtaaatatatttgaatttatattgtGAATGGAAATTCAAGGCAGATGTGAAATTGGTGGAGGTTCAGACTTCAAATCGTCCACATATGAGGAGCATCAGTCAGTTCAGTAATCATGCTACACAGAGATATGAGACTAAAGGATAAAGTTTAGCCACAAATTTCataaaagcaaacccaaagcaATCATAATACgacaaagaaaattaacatATGTTTTCTAAGAATAAGGTACTAAGCATTGTGAACGACACTCCTCTCTAAGAATAAGGTGGGAATTGTAGAATTTCCAAGTGGGACACTTTATTATGAAGTCTTTTAGAACGGAGTTTTCTTGGCTCTGAAAATTCCTAAGTGGGAACAATTCTTTTGATTGATTAGGCGCCTAACAATTCTTttgacattattattatttttattattattattactatgcACTAAGGATATTCATGAAActacattaataaattttaatttttatacatgttttttTCTGACTAATTAGGCAAAATGTTCCACAATTAAATATGGATAAATAATAAGGCAAAACTCTTCTTACAAAGTATATAATAACTTTGTATTaatccataataatgctaTAATGATATGTGAggaatattttgttttaattggTATATTAttggaaagaagaagagaaagaacaGGCTCCTATTCCACTACCCCaagcaaaagaaattatggtctatcaagaggaagaagaagaagattgaattttaaatttgctttttgttattttattttctcattttgttttctctttcatGCATGACTCTCATCATTTGAtcacatatatgtatattatttttatgaatgaaatctctcttatattttttctattttcttgcaactttatatctttttttttttattttgacaatgGGGGAGAGATATCTAGAATCAAGATGGAGGGAAATATAGAAGAATTAAGAGGATAGAAATCTCATGACCAAAGGAATTAAGGGGAGAAAGATCAATGGGTAGAATACTCAAAATTGATTAATGATCAAAGGAGAGAGTTGTCTAATAATTAACCtaagtaattaaatttgtttcaTAACAAATTCAAAAGGGGCACAAATGCAACTATTGAGGGGGAGTgacatttattaaatactcTTAAGTCAGTTATTCCTTTagcttttaaatattagttgttggttattcaactgcatatatatttgaataattttgaatttccaATCAATTTggttgtcaaaattaaaaaggggGAGATTGTTGACCTAAGGTacaattgatctctattttcATTCTAACAACCAAATTAATGATCACTAACACCATGACTGAGTGTCTATCTGACAGAGCATCAAAAGAACCAAGCCTATCCCAAACATTCTTTAAGCCTTGAAGCAAATCTTGTAAATTTATCTCAAAAGCGCGAGGGCGCTCTAAAGGCGCAGGGGCACTTTTTATAAGGTCAAAAGTTCACAAGATGTTGAAAAGTTCACGTGACAAAAGCCCAATCATCTCATGACACTTGGAAGTCAAAGTGTCAAAGCTCCAAAAAGCACGAGGGCGCCTCACTTTAGGTGTTGAGACAATTTGTAATAGACGATAACGCAATGAGAAGCGCGGGGGAGCTTCTAGGCATGGTCAAGGCTAGCACAAGGGTGCTATTGTGGTGCGGGAGCagttttttcaattaatacgATGTCAGTAATCGTTGAGACAGCAACCACCCTATAAATCCCATGTGGCTGGAGTTGTTAGAGTTCCAACATCTTTTAGAAAGAGGGAGCGGGCTTAGGAAGCGCGGGGGCGCTTTCTATAACTTTAGGCAATGTTTGCTAAGTCATTAAATATTGTATTATAGGAGTTTTAACCTCATTACAACATCTCTAAGGGGTTGGTATAAGTATAAATACCCTCTTAAAGACACAACAACTAAGTGTGTGTTAGATATACCAAAACtcttacaaatttatttctcaacttcttacactcattttctttctttataaagtgtattaagttgaaatCTTTATTCAACCAAAACTTAGAAAGAGTTGTTGTGTAAGCCTAGGTATTAAAAACACAAGGAATTGGTTATTGTgtaaccattaatactcaGAGGTTAAAGGACTTAGTGAGAATTTGATACACTAAGGGAAAAGGTTTAGTGTGAGCCTTGAAAACACCAAGTTGTGGGTGAATTGTAAAATCCAAGGTTATAAAAAGTGATTATAGTGAAAACCTCAAGTGTAATCTTAAGGAGTGGACATAGGGAGGTTTGTTCCCAAACCACTATAAATCCTTTTATGTTGACGTCTCTAACTCTTTATCTCTTCATCCTTTTCCTTAaatcttttatgtttttactTAAAGCCTCTTACTTCTATAATTTGGGGTCACCAATTCAATCCCCCTTCTTGGTTCCAAAGGACAACAAACATCATTATACTCATAGTAACCAGGAAACTCACCACCTTAATTTTCTCTCCTATTGCATTATTTCAGCCTCCCCTAACTCCTCTAGTAATGTCATGGCCAACACCTATAACTAAGGcattatcatcatcaccatAGCCTAGATCTAAATCTTTCTCATTGCCTACCAGATTTTTCCCATTATTCCCTCCACAAGCATTAGCATTGATTTGCTCTAATATGGTCCTTTGTTGGCTGCCATATCTAACGGCATCCTCTCCATTGCCTCATTGATGTTCATTATACTTCGCTGCACCCTTTCATTTTCATACATTTGTGCTACGGATGCCATAATTAAGTTGAGGCATGTTTTCCTCTCTCCCTCCTCCACTAGAGGTATTTAACATTGCTGTACAAAAATACTAGTATGcacaaaaataagaattaaaagtattaggaCCTCACTAATCACACTTCACATGTTTACTTTTAATAATGGGGGTTTGCACTCGTTTTTTACACAAATAATATTAACAGTCAAGACTGAAACTCACACCACCTGGCTTtgtaatacccggaattttttccttaataatgattatattaataataattaataaatgaatttttatttaaattagttttattttatttttatttggtttaatctgaaataatttaatggaaattttaatattagacaattaaatgagttatttttctatacccaattagttggatctttaagaaattaattaagtaaattatttgaggaataaactatatttttggttattcaaattttttccaaatgtatatatatatatatatatatatatatatatatatatatattggagaattatggaagaatttgtaaaaggtgtttttataaaagaattttagaaaaattggtattttaattagctagtggtatttaattttaagttggaaaatatttagcaaattggctatttaatttaattgtgtgttaggattaaattgaaaatttattttgaaataaggattaaaaatataattttattattatggggttttaatggaaatttgtaagtttggtatttttataaataaatctgTGGGTcgggggtatatatgtaattatgtattttcaataattctaatttggcccaaactaattagttaggggcttaattgaaaggctaaaggaaagtttaagggttaattggaaattttgcaaaataaaattgtaagtaattaagaaagttgaggggcCAAATTGTAAGGAAGGAAAGTTCAGGGGCCTAATGTTGAtatggagaagaaagaaaaggaaaggagaGGCGTtggggagagagaaagggaGGCGccgggaagagagagagagagagagtgttGCGGTGTCCTTCCATAGACGGCCGTACTGGAGTAGGCAGCGGCGGAATCGCGGAAAGAGAGGCAGCGGCTTTCGAAGGCCGTTCCGACCGTTTTCAGtcgatctcggtggcgattGGTTCCCCTCAAAGAGAGCTATCTTTTGGCCGGTGAGGAGTTCCAAGTAGGTGGCAGCTGTGTTTTTtagcttttccggcgagctccggcggaggatggacgatcggaagACATATCCTGACTCTcttcagctcaagcttcgcaatggcactggtttcgtggtgatcggactccgtttgcgaatcgacggtcgagatcgtccggaAATCTCTCCGAACGATCGGGGGTCGAATTGAACAATCGAAAGCGGaaatcgtcatcagcgcgttgtttcgagtccgatggtgtgttcagaTCGTTGATCGGACTCCGTCGGCCGGAGgagagtcgaccgagcgatcgagcgtttcggtaattttctctgacCTGTTAATttggaattctttgatttaatttatgcttattgaATGTGCTGagtattagataatatttgtgagtaaaaaataattgtctgttggttgcctgcctcgtgtttTATGATGTGTAACGGAGTCGGAAAAATAGTGATGTCTGgagacccgactcccgttgttgaattgttggatatttgtagtgtttttctggcagttcctagacccgttttacggggggtaaatgtccgtgttgtaggggaggttctgccggattttcagTAGAATTCTCCCTAGTCgagatttttagacagtcagtcctaggaatctaggcCTAGGATTAATGGTTAATTGTTTCCGCGTTTTGATGAATTGTTTTCCGTAATTAGATAAtcagtgagttaaagtcacttaattgttgcactattgctaagtttgaatttaatatgctattttagaaatttatgcttaatatgattattaatatcgcaatataaataatttcacttgattattaattattaaaaataatataaatattattattagtaacgttataataatacagatattattatttttcgaCACGAATTACACGTTCTCTtaccctaaatttttaatttttatttcggtatgtgttgaatgaaactctttgtattatttatgtttgtaAAAGTCTTATGGTATCttaatatacttatttttcttttattatgatcaactataaatatttacaagcatataaataaagtttataaaattgtcttttatataatatccttttcttttcaatgtTAGTGATTtccattaactaaaaaatcaTACTAAGAAATACTAAAACCGTAATAAATGACAATttctaaaactaaattaaaccGATTAGGAATATTTTGGTACACGAACCGCATTATAAGTCATCCAACCCAATGACCTAGAGGAGAAGGGCCATTATGTTTTGCAActctaagaaaatatttaaggGTAGATCAACAATGGTTTTGCATTACAAGAAGTGgttatagtatttttaatacattttatatatatatcaaactcTTTATGTTAAAGaattatatcataaattatactcttatgtgtttattatttttcaaatataaagtaaatagttaatttaatttaatatatatgaagAGATAAACTTCACTCCATactctatatttaataaatatattacacatttttatatatttaatttaattaatatctacaattattatttttatattaataaaagttaaaagagaataaaaagaaatttcatagAATAcagtttttaagaaaaatatatctttatgcttttctcaaattctttctacaatttaatactttcatttatatgattttttattttttaaaaattttgttagaaaaataatactaaaagtatatatatatatatatataatatcaaaaatatattatttaacttGCATCAttgtcaaattaataaaatgagacggattttttatttttattttgtatattcatatttgatattatatatttttctataacagctagtaaattttaattacaagatgtttgtttcaaaaaatatactataatataaaaaataaaactaaaagatttatttaagtgTGCCAAGTAgaatattagttttatatttatagcagttatttgaatttttatgacAATAAAATATGGATAGGTATGAAagatgaaaatgatgatgttataatttcattaagaaaaatgatacCAAAAAGATGTCCCAGGGCAGCTCCAAAAAAGAacagtataaataaaatttcttcaGATTTTAggtcataaataaaataacacgtatatttatttttaaaacataaaattcaaatttatatataaaaatatttaatctattattagttctaaaaatattatagataattatataatattaaaaaatttatttaattttatctataaatttaatttatattattatttataattaaaataactatgACAGTCGTACAACACTAGAACAAAAGACTAATTCacaagcttttctttttaattaagaattatatatagagagagaaaccattAGATAATTGAACTTGTACTCCATTATCCATTCTTTCATTTATCTATTCTACTagaaatgttatttttaatatagtttcttttttcaaataaattatttttgtgactcaaaaaataataacgacAGTTTAATATTAACAGGATTAATGAAAGAATGTTAatgaaaaaatcaaaaatttaaatcagctagggataaaaaaaagaaaataaaaatattgaagaaaGGGATGGGGAGCTGAAAGTTctacaacaaagaaaaagaaaaaaaaaaggtattaTTTTAGGTAAGAGatgcaaaatatatatattaataaaagccCATAAGtgcaaaataattatagtacTACAAATGTATGATGAATCAGGGTGCAGGATATAATATTTACATGGCGAATGATGATAGGCCGGACTGACCTTGCCCAAATTTAGGGAGACCCAGAAAAATATCCCAAAAAGAATCACTATCCACCGCAGAATTGAGAATAGATGCATCCACAACCAACCATGGACGGCAAAATAGAATGGCATGTGCTTCCGCCTCATCCATAATgcatttttttaacttttccctttatttttttattgtaaattattaaaaatatagataaattaatataataaatgaataattcatATTGTTTGAATGTATTTTTGGAAATGAGTTACACTGCCCAAAATTCAGCTTATTTTTGGGCTGATATGCCTTTTAACACAGAAATTCTGGGcctatttaataaaaataaaataaaataaaattctgatGATCTATTTAGCTGCTTAACATAAGTTCACAAGGGACAATGACTTTGTTGTCCTTTAATTTGAGGTAAGAAAGTGGGTACACTTATAGAAATGATTCATTCCTCATCCCTAAAAGACAGTGAAAAATTTGCATCGCACGAGTTAAATAATAGTAGCATCAGTCGCCATTCAATTTTGGGATTAATTCCACATTTTCTTTCTGATTTGGACATTTTGGTTTCTCCAATccaatattttagaatataaattagaaatttaaattagtataCCGATCTGTATAGATGAATTGTCTTTATGCTACACCTACAAAACAACACGTTATGATTCTCCAAGCATGGTACCTGAAAAATCACTATGATGTATAAGTTTGTAAAGACAAAGGAATATAAGTATTTAGAGGGTTATAATCgcattcttctttttcctgttgTGCATTACCTTATATTTATAGATCTTATAGTAGACTAGTTCACTTATAATACATCTCCTTCATTGGAGGAGATAAAGTTTATCACAAAAGGAGTCTATAGCCTAATGAATAACTACAATGTAGATAAAAGTTCTACTTCGagtataaaagaaatagattgCATTGGAGTGAATATTTGTCTCTTAATTAACCAATCTTTATCAAGGATCGGTTAGAAAAATAATCGGGTGAGCTCTTGCTAGTGTGGGGCAATCTATTTAGATGAGCTTGTGATGTCTCCTCATAAGTTCCGAGTTAAAGACTCGAAATATGAAGATCTATATTATGGAGATCTACGCGGGAGATCTATATTACAGAGATCTACGCAGAAGATCTATACTGGAAAGATCTACATTGGGGAGATCTGTACGAAAGAATTACTTATAAGCACCTTGAATAGTGGGGACATGGTTTCctatttttcaagaagtaAAGAACGTGGTGCTTGATTATGATAACTGATGGAGATAATGAGTTGTAATATATGGGAGATCTCACAGCTTTTCGGGTGACCTCATAGTTCTTTATGTGACCCTATAGCTCTTCGGGCAATCTCGTAACTCTTCCAGTGATCTCGTAACTCTTTGAGCGATCTCATAATGGCCAATCTTGTAACTCTTTGGGCGATCTTATAACTCTCTTTCTGATCTTGTAGTTCTTCTATGCAATATCTTTAAGCGAGTATGCATCGCAGATGTCCCTCTCTTAACTTCCGAGTTAAAGACTTGGATGAGTAAAATGTAGATCCTTTTAGAATTTTCATTGGACATTTTCTCAGAAGATTTCTTGTAAATTTTCCTTAGAGATTTTCTTGTAAAGATTTCTTAAAAGTTTTTCGATAATCTCTTTGGAGATCCAATTTTATGGAGATCTCCTTTGATGAAGATCTTCTTTAATGGGGATCTTCTCAGAATTTTCTTGAAGATCTCTTTAGAGGATCTCCTTTGATGAAGATCTTTTTTATGGGGATCTTCTTTGAggattttcttaaaagatgtCTAGAGATCTCTTTTGATGAAATTCTTTCTATGGAAATTTTCTTGAAGATCGTATGTAGATCTCTTTTGGGGGAGattctcttattctttttgtaaaaaatcAAATGGAGCTTTTTCGCTTGAAGATCTTATAGAGGTCTTCTTTTGGAACTTCTCTTTGGAGATTTTCGGAAGATTTTTTCTTGGAagatttattagaaattttatacgCCTATTTTGAAAATCCTCATTAGGAAGTCTTTTTAGAGATCGTTAGATGAAGATCTTCTGGGAAGATCTCTTATATCTTCTTGGAGATCTTCTTGGAATgtcttttagaaaatttttgCCAAAGATTTTCTCGAAAGATcttttggaaatttttttaaagttctCTTTGGAGAATCTCTCATTGATCtggatatttatttatggaaATCGATTGAAATCtcaattatatatgaaataacTGGATCTTGAATGAATGATCTTCTCATTAACAACAACATAAGCGAAtgtcatataaaaaatatacataaaaaaaagaatctcGACATAAACTATTAGGCAAATTATATACTAGCCctttattgaataaataaaaacggATGAGCTCTTGCTCGCGTGGGATGCTCTATTTAGATGAGCTCATGTCACTTTCCACTacgaaaaatatataaagaataattGGCTGACAGTATCTTCCATGAAGTAAAGTTAGATGGTGCCGACATCAAATTTGTGGAGGTTATTAAATAtggttgaatttattttgtgaatgaaaaattaatgcaGACCTCAATTTTGTGGAGGTTCACACTTGGAACCTTATCCACATTATGGGGAAATActggtttttttttaaaaaaaaaaa
The sequence above is drawn from the Ricinus communis isolate WT05 ecotype wild-type chromosome 7, ASM1957865v1, whole genome shotgun sequence genome and encodes:
- the LOC8286091 gene encoding dimethylnonatriene synthase, with the protein product MDFSSQTITGLSTLLFLFVLWRSLARKSKSKNINVPEPTGAWPLIGHFHLLARQEPACRILGDIADKTGPLYSLRLGINRIMVASGWEVVKECFTTNDRIFATRASIAAGKYIGYNNAIFALAPYGQYWRDVRKLATLKLLSSNRLEKLKHVRLSEVDTFLKDLHNLYVESADSNHAKVIINTLFERLTFNISLRMIVGKQFSSSTYGEENSEPWRYKKAIEEAVYLSGTFVMSDAIPWLEWIDHQGHISAMKRTAKELDAVIETWLEEHIKKRSSDECHKGENDFMDVMLSDLDEDAVMSGHSRDTVIKATAMILTLTGSGSTAVTLTWALSLLLNNPGVLKAAQEELDIHVGREKWVQESDIENLKYLQAIVKETLRLYPPGPLTGIREASEDCNLGGYFVPKGTRLIINIWQLQRDPRVWKDPGEFQPERFLTTHSDVDFRGQNFEFIPFSSGRRSCPAITFGLQVVHLTLARVLQGFDLTTIGGLPVDMTEGLGIALPKVNPVEVIIKPRLGLELYQCL